A genomic region of Miscanthus floridulus cultivar M001 chromosome 3, ASM1932011v1, whole genome shotgun sequence contains the following coding sequences:
- the LOC136541759 gene encoding LOW QUALITY PROTEIN: RNA pseudouridine synthase 4, mitochondrial-like (The sequence of the model RefSeq protein was modified relative to this genomic sequence to represent the inferred CDS: inserted 1 base in 1 codon) — MAIRTAALLFRRXAAAAAAAPKPLQQYFAGLSTAVGHVTLDDGGRIGGGEENKKRWVELPPFAPLDANAAARAISRGDGGEGACSNATAIRWVRRCCPHLPASLVQKLFRLRKVKKNLVTADTSSTDSIAQQLRLRRVSAKDELVPGDILFLPVNIQESSVTEKTKKFGNKNEIDFLRSLEIYKDRAIIVLNKPPGMPVQGGVGIKNSIDILAPMFEDGSSEAPRLVHRLDGDCSGVLVLGRTQLSTSIMHAIFREKTADALGDGTQQVLQRKYVALVIGRPRHPKGLLSAPLAKVVLQDGRSERLTVCAGPNTASVQDALTEYRVIESCPQGYTWLELFPRTGRKHQLRVHCAEVLGTPIVGDYKYGRQAHQNWTPLPMPQTIDEEMLKKRKLPFGLALGGGSVAEQQPQLHLHCKHMILPDISAAMQQLQSSDPDHDFSDLEKLSFVAPMPLHMRLSWKILMSIGK, encoded by the exons ATGGCGATCAGGACGGCAGCGCTCCTCTTCCGcc gggccgccgccgccgccgcagctccaaAGCCGCTACAACAGTACTTCGCTGGTCTGTCCACCGCAGTGGGGCACGTTACTCTAGACGATGGCGGTCGCATTGGCGGTGGGGAGGAGAACAAGAAGCGGTGGGTGGAGCTCCCTCCCTTCGCACCGCTCGACGCCAACGCCGCCGCTCGAGCCATCTCTCGGGGAGATGGTGGGGAAGGAGCATGCTCCAACGCCACGGCTATCAGGTGGGTCCGGCGTTGCTGCCCACACCTGCCGGCGTCGCTTGTGCAGAAGCTGTTCCGCCTCCGCAAG GTGAAGAAGAATCTTGTGACTGCTGATACCTCTTCAACAGACAGTATTGCCCAGCAACTCCGGTTGAGAAGG GTTTCAGCAAAAGATGAACTTGTGCCTGGTGATATTCTCTTTCTACCTGTTAACATTCAAGAATCTTCTGTTACTGAGAAGACGAAGAAATTTGGTAACAAGAATGAGATTGATTTTCTACGCAGCCTTGAGATCTACAAG GATAGGGCCATCATCGTGCTCAACAAACCACCTGGAATGCCAGTGCAA GGTGGTGTTGGCATAAAAAATAGTATTGATATACTGGCCCCGATGTTTGAGGACGGTTCTTCTGAAGCACCTCGGCTG GTCCACAGGCTTGATGGGGATTGCAGTGGCGTCCTAGTTCTGGGAAGAACTCAACTTAGCACTTCCATTATGCATGCTATATTTCGTGAGAAAACTGCTGATGCTTTAGGTGAT GGTACTCAACAAGTACTGCAAAGAAAATACGTTGCACTTGTTATTGGAAGACCTAGGCATCCCAAGGGTTTATTGTCAGCTCCACTTGCAAAG GTTGTATTACAAGATGGCAGGTCGGAGCGTCTGACTGTTTGCGCTGGTCCAAATACCGCTTCTGTTCAAGATGCTTTGACAGAGTACCGTGTGATTGAGTCTTGTCCTCAAG GGTACACTTGGTTAGAACTATTCCCTCGAACTGGGAGGAAGCATCAG CTCCGAGTCCATTGTGCGGAGGTTCTGGGAACACCAATCGTTGGGGATTACAAGTACGGACGGCAAGCGCACCAGAACTGGACGCCTCTTCCCATGCCGCAAACAATCGATGAGGAAATGCTCAAGAAAAGGAAGCTTCCCTTTGGGCTTGCTTTGGGCGGTGGAAGCGTAGCTGAGCAGCAGCCACAGCTGCATCTACACTGCAAGCATATGATCCTTCCTGACATCTCAGCAGCAATGCAGCAGCTGCAGTCTTCAGATCCTGACCATGATTTCTCTGATCTGGAGAAGCTGAGCTTTGTCGCGCCAATGCCGTTGCACATGCGTTTGAGCTGGAAGATTCTGATGTCCATAGGCAAGTAA
- the LOC136545909 gene encoding LOW QUALITY PROTEIN: pre-mRNA-splicing factor 38-like (The sequence of the model RefSeq protein was modified relative to this genomic sequence to represent the inferred CDS: deleted 1 base in 1 codon): MANRTDPLAKSIHGTNPQNLVEKIVRTKIYQSTYWKEQCFGLTAETLVDKAMELDHTGGTYGGNRKPTPFLCLALKMLQIQPDKDIVVEFIKNEDYKYVRVLGAFYLRLTGTIADVYQYLEPLYNDYRKIRHKLSDGRFTLTHVDEFIDELLTKDYSCDTALPRIQKRWVLEASGTLEPRRSALEDDFEEEEEDKEEQPMEIDEPNGRENDNHRGRSPTRERDRDRDRDRKHERHSRDRDYDRDRDYDRDYGRGRDRDRDRDRERDRNRDRDRDRHRLRDDDYNRDRDRDRERDGRERERRDRDRGRHRSRSRSRDRRDRDREDGEYRRRRGRGSASPRGRGEDGGSRVEPKRKKEKKEKKGEGNAPDPNDPEIIEMNKLRASLGLKPLK; the protein is encoded by the exons ATGGCGAACCGCACGGACCCCCTCGCGAAGAGCATCCACGGGACGAACCCACAAAACCTGGTGGAGAAGATCGTGCGCACCAAGATCTACCAGAGCACCTACTGGAAGGAGCAATGCTTCGGCCTCACCGCGGAGACGCTGGTCGACAAGGCCATGGAGCTCGATCACACCGGCGGAACCTACGGCGGCAACCGCAAGCCCACCCCTTTCCTCTGCCTCGCGCTCAAGATGCTGCAGATCCAACCAGACAAGGACATCGTAGTCGAGTTCATCAAGAACGAGGATTACAA GTATGTTCGTGTTCTCGGGGCCTTCTACCTGCGCCTCACTGGCACCATTGCTGACGTCTACCAGTACCTTGAGCCGCTCTACAACGACTACCGCAAGATCAGGCACAAGCTCAGCGATGGAC GGTTCACACTTACCCATGTTGATGAGTTCATTGATGAGTTGCTGACCAAGGATTACTCCTGTGATACAGCCCTGCCTCGCATCCAGAAAAG ATGGGTTCTTGAAGCGTCTGGAACTCTGGAACCGAGAAGAAGTGCACTTGAGGATGAttttgaggaagaagaggaagacaagGAGGAACAGCCTATGGAAATTGATGAACCTAAC GGTCGTGAAAAT GATAATCATCGTGGAAGGAGCCCTACAAGGGAACGGGATAGGGACCGGGACCGGGACAGGAAACATGAAAGGCATTC CAGGGACAGAGATTATGATAGAGATCGGGATTATGATAGGGATTATGGGAGAGGGCGGGATAGAGACCGAGATAGAGATCGTGAAAGAGACAGAAACCGGGATAGGGATCGAGACCGTCACCGCCTGCGAGATGATGACTACAATCGTGACAGGGATCGAGACAGGGAGAGGGACGGTAGGGAAAGGGAGCGCCGAGACAGAGACCGTGGCAGGCACAGGAGCCGCTCAAGGAGCAGAGATCGACGGGACAGAGACCGGGAAGATGGAGAGTACCGCAGGAGGCGTGGTCGTGGCAGTGCGAGTCCTCGAGGACGTGGTGAGGACGGTGGCTCAAGAGTGGAACCGAAgaggaagaaggaaaagaaagagaagaagggtgAAGGAAATGCTCCGGACCCGAATGACCCTGAGATCATAGAAATGAACAAGCTACGAGCCTCACTCGGATTGAAACCACTGAAGTAG